A stretch of Telopea speciosissima isolate NSW1024214 ecotype Mountain lineage chromosome 11, Tspe_v1, whole genome shotgun sequence DNA encodes these proteins:
- the LOC122646524 gene encoding 1-aminocyclopropane-1-carboxylate oxidase homolog 4-like: protein MENGRGEEEGYDRAKEVKQFDDSKIGVKGLVDSGITSIPRFFIHPPDSLSCTATPTATAIAASPPASNPIPTVDLTDFDSDRRSIIVDQIRDASRTLGFFQVTNHGIPSEVIDRTIAAIKGFNEQSVDIKALHYNRDVGRSVSFSSNFDLYTSKAANWRDTIELRWGPNFDISEIPEICRSELVEWDRQVQRLGETLMEILSEGLGLEGGRLKALSCTEGKTMVAHYYPFCPQPDLTLGTSSHTDPGVLTVLLQDQIGGLQVKHGEHWVNVQPVPGALVINIGDILQVISNDGYRSVEHRVLANHLLQPRISIAIFFNPSKREDLYGPLPELISQDKPALYRPFTLSEFLGRFFTRGLGDKSLISHFQL from the exons ATGGAGAATGGAAGAGGCGAAGAAGAAGGATACGATCGGGCCAAGGAGGTGAAGCAATTTGACGATTCCAAAATCGGAGTAAAGGGACTCGTCGACTCAGGCATCACCTCCATCCCTCGTTTCTTCATTCACCCACCCGATTCTCTCTCCTGCACCGCCACACCCACTGCCACCGCCATCGCAGCTTCTCCTCCTGCGTCTAATCCCATCCCTACCGTCGATCTCACCGACTTTGATTCAGACCGTAGATCGATCATCGTTGACCAAATCCGAGACGCCTCCCGTACTCTGGGCTTCTTTCAGGTCACTAACCATGGCATCCCTTCCGAAGTCATCGACCGTACGATCGCCGCCATCAAAGGCTTCAACGAGCAGTCGGTGGATATCAAAGCACTCCACTACAACCGCGATGTGGGACGCAGCGTATCATTTTCGTCAAACTTCGATCTCTACACATCGAAGGCTGCCAATTGGAGGGACACGATTGAATTAAGGTGGGGCCCGAATTTTGACATCAGTGAAATCCCGGAGATCTGTCGGAGTGAGCTCGTTGAGTGGGACAGGCAGGTTCAACGGTTGGGAGAGACGTTGATGGAGATCTTATCGGAAGGCTTGGGACTGGAGGGTGGAAGATTGAAGGCGTTGAGCTGCACAGAAGGGAAGACTATGGTGGCCCACTACTATCCGTTCTGTCCTCAACCAGATCTGACGCTTGGGACTTCGTCTCACACGGATCCAGGAGTGCTGACCGTGTTGCTGCAGGACCAGATCGGAGGGTTGCAGGTGAAGCACGGGGAGCATTGGGTGAATGTTCAGCCCGTACCTGGTGCTCTTGTCATCAACATCGGGGATATCCTCCAG GTTATTTCCAATGATGGATATAGGAGCGTGGAGCACAGAGTGTTGGCCAATCATCTTCTGCAACCACGCATCTCAATTGCTATTTTTTTCAATCCAAGTAAGAGAGAGGACTTATATGGACCCCTTCCAGAGCTGATATCACAAGATAAACCAGCCCTTTATCGGCCATTTACGTTGTCAGAATTCTTAGGAAGGTTTTTCACAAGGGGGTTGGGCGACAAATCTTTGATAAGCCACTTTCAACTGTGA